In Halogeometricum sp. S1BR25-6, a single genomic region encodes these proteins:
- a CDS encoding helix-turn-helix domain-containing protein — MSVIVELCIQPSEFELGRVLDLDWGTRVELETLVPLGEDAVPFFLVYDCDRDPEALSASMETHPSVQRVSVVDVFRDRVRFALEWDLGEDVLFHGLAAAGARLFSARGAFNEWRLEIHFPTHRALSSFRTTCEEADVSLDIERVCSADEASAGPWDELTDVQRETLLIAVDEGYYDIPRRCTTVELADKLGVSDQAVTERLRRAIVSLVTATLVTAEG; from the coding sequence ATGAGTGTCATCGTGGAACTCTGTATTCAGCCCTCGGAGTTCGAGTTGGGCCGGGTTCTCGACCTCGACTGGGGGACGAGAGTCGAACTCGAAACGCTCGTACCCCTGGGCGAGGACGCGGTTCCGTTCTTTCTCGTCTACGACTGCGACCGGGACCCGGAGGCGCTGTCCGCCTCGATGGAGACGCACCCGTCGGTCCAACGGGTGAGCGTCGTCGACGTCTTTCGGGACCGAGTCCGGTTCGCGCTGGAGTGGGACCTCGGAGAGGACGTGCTCTTTCACGGCCTCGCGGCGGCCGGCGCCCGCCTATTCAGCGCGCGCGGCGCCTTCAACGAGTGGCGACTCGAGATACACTTTCCGACCCACCGCGCGCTCTCATCGTTCCGCACCACCTGCGAGGAGGCGGACGTCTCGCTCGACATCGAACGCGTCTGCAGCGCCGACGAGGCGAGCGCCGGACCGTGGGACGAACTGACCGACGTCCAGCGCGAGACGCTCCTCATCGCCGTCGACGAGGGCTACTACGACATCCCGCGGCGGTGCACGACGGTCGAGTTGGCGGACAAACTCGGCGTCTCGGACCAGGCGGTCACCGAGCGACTCAGACGCGCCATCGTCTCGCTGGTGACAGCGACGCTCGTCACCGCCGAGGGCTGA
- a CDS encoding DUF7139 domain-containing protein: protein MTSLSEAYHTGERAGPSLRRLSLGLGVFLFGVALVVAGIVVATTDLLLGDMTLGGVRELGGILAGVGVPMVFLGIFTVTPSSRLAKAAAVVGAGIALAGVALFRYAYPCRWSGATGCPPGYGDLTLLTVGIYFLGALTTFWCLFVGVANFKTRNAPGGTATVEVTKKGETRYVEVNRSRGLGGIGFLGGTPDSEAETQTGTSGTVSDGGTDPEPITSPQSSSDGAQSPTGPRGPQSPAGDRSQSQSQAQSQSRPADVYCGNCAHFDYVRTDDGIVPYCGYHEELMDDMEACDRWTPRGEQ, encoded by the coding sequence ATGACCAGTCTCTCGGAGGCCTATCACACAGGAGAACGCGCGGGGCCGAGCCTCCGGCGACTGTCGCTCGGACTGGGGGTGTTTCTCTTCGGCGTCGCCCTCGTCGTCGCGGGCATCGTCGTCGCGACGACGGACCTACTCCTCGGCGACATGACGCTCGGGGGCGTCCGCGAACTCGGGGGCATCCTCGCGGGCGTCGGCGTGCCGATGGTGTTTCTCGGCATCTTCACGGTCACCCCGTCGAGCCGACTCGCGAAGGCGGCGGCCGTCGTCGGCGCGGGCATCGCGCTCGCCGGCGTCGCGCTATTCCGGTACGCCTACCCCTGCCGGTGGTCCGGGGCGACCGGCTGTCCACCCGGCTACGGGGATTTGACGCTTCTGACGGTTGGAATCTACTTCCTCGGCGCGCTGACGACGTTCTGGTGTCTGTTCGTCGGCGTCGCCAACTTCAAGACGCGGAACGCGCCGGGCGGCACCGCCACGGTGGAGGTGACGAAGAAGGGCGAGACGCGCTACGTGGAGGTCAACCGCTCGCGCGGCCTCGGCGGCATCGGCTTCCTCGGCGGCACGCCCGACTCGGAGGCGGAGACGCAGACGGGCACCTCCGGAACCGTCTCCGACGGCGGCACCGACCCCGAACCCATCACCTCGCCGCAGTCGAGCAGCGACGGGGCGCAGAGTCCGACGGGACCACGAGGGCCGCAGTCGCCCGCCGGCGACCGGTCGCAATCCCAATCCCAAGCCCAGTCCCAGTCTCGGCCGGCCGACGTCTACTGCGGCAACTGCGCGCACTTCGACTACGTCCGCACCGACGACGGCATCGTGCCGTACTGCGGCTACCACGAGGAACTCATGGACGACATGGAGGCCTGCGACCGCTGGACGCCGCGCGGCGAGCAGTAA
- a CDS encoding Mut7-C RNAse domain-containing protein, producing the protein MVDPDAEPISVSNADSLLLDSMLGKLATYLRMCGYDAAYVLDDGPDPGDDAVLERAREEGRTLVTRDERLAARADESVLLSSKAVTDQLAEFAAAGYSPRLGDRPTRCGSCNGPVAPVDAGESVPEYAPDPDERPLWRCRDCGQVFWRGSHWADVAARLDAVR; encoded by the coding sequence ATGGTCGACCCGGACGCCGAGCCGATTTCCGTCTCGAACGCCGACTCGCTCCTTCTCGATTCGATGCTCGGGAAACTGGCGACGTACCTGCGGATGTGCGGCTACGACGCCGCCTACGTCCTCGACGACGGCCCGGACCCCGGCGACGACGCCGTCCTCGAACGCGCGCGCGAGGAGGGCCGGACGCTGGTCACCCGCGACGAACGCCTCGCCGCGCGCGCCGACGAGAGCGTCCTCCTTTCTTCGAAAGCGGTGACCGACCAACTCGCCGAGTTCGCGGCGGCGGGCTATTCTCCGAGGCTCGGCGACCGCCCGACGCGGTGCGGGTCGTGCAACGGGCCGGTCGCTCCCGTCGACGCCGGGGAATCGGTCCCCGAGTACGCACCCGACCCCGACGAACGCCCGCTCTGGCGGTGTCGGGACTGCGGGCAGGTGTTCTGGCGGGGGAGCCACTGGGCGGACGTGGCGGCGCGGTTGGACGCGGTCCGGTGA
- a CDS encoding DUF302 domain-containing protein yields the protein MTLPIDPEALSDGDIGEKRATLRMDHEDAIEHVRETFAEAGFGVPVEFSPSDLLNEKVDADRDPYYVLGACNPAVADRVLDASEKQMGALFPCNVVVWEEEPGVQTVYHVSIMRIGRLVGLAPDDEEMEDIIAETGRLADEAFSNLDAA from the coding sequence ATGACGCTCCCAATCGACCCCGAGGCGCTCTCGGACGGTGACATCGGCGAGAAGCGCGCGACGCTCCGGATGGACCACGAGGACGCGATAGAACACGTCCGCGAGACGTTCGCGGAGGCGGGCTTCGGCGTTCCCGTCGAGTTCTCCCCCTCCGACCTGCTCAACGAGAAAGTCGACGCGGACCGGGACCCCTACTACGTCCTCGGCGCGTGCAACCCCGCCGTCGCCGACAGGGTGCTCGACGCCTCCGAGAAGCAGATGGGCGCGCTGTTCCCCTGCAACGTCGTCGTTTGGGAGGAGGAACCGGGCGTCCAGACGGTGTACCACGTGAGTATCATGCGCATCGGCCGCCTCGTGGGTCTCGCGCCCGACGACGAGGAAATGGAGGACATCATCGCCGAGACGGGACGACTCGCCGACGAGGCGTTCTCGAACCTCGACGCGGCGTAG
- the nreA gene encoding DNA repair protein NreA translates to MRLDEYMDLAAESERAKRRRLAQEKSYDILDHLEDFQHRFEETVQGDSLFGSVSPSIFVGASNYPNVSTGILSPVGREDDAAKYETSAGWYEEGVSIEDVFRRRTSLLNSNRPTEVQNVNDAWDGFLGVQREVAIADRPVSVEIGLDGRPDVDFDVGRDDIATPTGPRARARSADLAENPHVPRPVQKTLEDDDWNAQGAMNYLYRRGFDVYDINTILSAGALGQGENRRLVPTRWSITAVDDTVGQFLRGRIQTNPSVDTVEIHRNEFLGNAFWVILAPGDWEFELVEMKAPGSVWNPDPEAGMWLAADGEGFEGRTGYVEETAGAYHASRLGALEHLDRRDRQAKVLVLRHVSDDYWGPAGVWQVRESVRDAFEGESATAETFAAAVRQVTEYLPVTAGDLRRKSTMASGLQTNLGDFS, encoded by the coding sequence ATGCGCCTCGACGAGTACATGGACCTCGCGGCGGAGTCCGAACGCGCGAAGCGGCGCCGCCTCGCCCAAGAGAAGTCCTACGACATCCTCGACCACCTGGAGGACTTCCAGCACCGCTTCGAGGAGACGGTGCAGGGCGACTCGCTGTTCGGGAGCGTCTCGCCGTCCATCTTCGTCGGCGCGTCGAACTATCCGAACGTCTCGACGGGCATCCTCTCGCCCGTTGGCCGCGAGGACGACGCCGCGAAGTACGAGACGTCCGCCGGGTGGTACGAGGAGGGCGTCTCCATCGAGGACGTGTTCCGGCGGCGCACGAGCCTCCTGAACTCGAATCGTCCCACAGAAGTGCAGAACGTGAACGACGCGTGGGACGGCTTCCTCGGCGTCCAGCGGGAAGTCGCCATCGCCGACCGGCCGGTGAGCGTCGAAATCGGCCTCGACGGCCGCCCGGACGTGGACTTCGACGTGGGACGCGACGACATCGCCACGCCCACCGGCCCGCGCGCCCGCGCCCGGTCCGCTGACCTGGCGGAGAACCCGCACGTCCCCCGGCCCGTCCAGAAGACGCTTGAGGACGACGACTGGAACGCGCAGGGGGCGATGAACTACCTCTACCGCCGAGGGTTCGACGTGTACGACATCAACACCATCCTCTCGGCGGGGGCGCTCGGACAGGGAGAGAACCGACGACTCGTCCCCACGCGGTGGTCCATCACGGCCGTCGACGACACCGTCGGGCAGTTCTTACGAGGAAGAATTCAGACGAACCCGAGCGTCGACACGGTGGAGATTCACCGCAACGAGTTCCTCGGCAACGCCTTCTGGGTGATTCTCGCCCCCGGCGACTGGGAGTTCGAGTTGGTCGAGATGAAGGCGCCGGGCAGCGTCTGGAACCCCGACCCCGAGGCGGGGATGTGGCTCGCGGCCGACGGCGAGGGGTTCGAGGGTCGCACCGGCTACGTCGAGGAGACGGCGGGGGCGTACCACGCCTCCCGCCTCGGCGCGTTGGAGCATCTCGACCGGCGGGACAGACAGGCGAAGGTGCTCGTCCTCAGACACGTCTCCGACGACTACTGGGGGCCGGCGGGCGTCTGGCAGGTCCGCGAATCCGTCAGAGACGCCTTCGAGGGGGAGTCGGCCACCGCGGAGACGTTCGCCGCGGCAGTCCGGCAGGTGACGGAGTACCTCCCCGTCACCGCTGGCGACCTGCGGCGGAAGTCCACGATGGCATCGGGACTCCAGACGAACCTCGGCGACTTCTCGTAG
- a CDS encoding CPBP family intramembrane glutamic endopeptidase produces MFGVSLSRLRDSVAGLTWLQKSLLTGLFLALLWGTWNVPSSNLTYRAFRDAVVFIVFPAALAVTHGRNLGWRVNRRALRNTVLISAFVLPFYVVGSSLPSVRAYYPMWETSTALAAFVPHALQQLLVVVAAETYYRGLLCVGVSEEFGYKSIFISPVVYALHHVGKPPIELVLSAPTDVLFGAVDYDSDSILPSIVAHGLGLVLLDWLVLHDPLIPTETVLGWLRWLPIPL; encoded by the coding sequence GTGTTCGGCGTCTCGCTCTCGCGGCTCCGCGATTCGGTGGCCGGGCTCACGTGGTTGCAGAAGTCGCTACTGACGGGGCTGTTCCTCGCGCTCTTGTGGGGGACGTGGAACGTCCCGTCGTCGAACCTCACCTACCGGGCGTTTCGGGACGCGGTCGTCTTCATCGTCTTCCCCGCCGCCCTCGCCGTCACGCACGGCCGCAATCTCGGCTGGCGGGTGAACCGACGCGCCCTCCGAAACACGGTTCTCATCTCGGCGTTCGTCCTCCCGTTCTACGTCGTCGGGTCGTCGCTGCCGAGCGTCAGGGCGTACTACCCGATGTGGGAGACGAGCACCGCCCTCGCGGCGTTCGTTCCGCACGCCCTCCAGCAACTGCTCGTCGTCGTCGCCGCCGAGACGTACTACCGCGGCCTGCTCTGCGTCGGCGTAAGCGAGGAGTTCGGCTACAAGAGCATCTTCATCAGTCCCGTCGTCTACGCGCTCCACCACGTCGGCAAGCCGCCCATCGAACTCGTCCTCTCGGCGCCGACGGACGTGCTGTTCGGCGCCGTCGACTACGACAGCGACTCCATCCTCCCCTCCATCGTCGCGCACGGCCTCGGCCTCGTCCTCCTCGATTGGCTGGTTCTGCACGACCCGCTCATCCCCACGGAAACGGTGCTCGGATGGCTCCGCTGGCTCCCGATTCCGCTCTGA
- a CDS encoding transcription initiation factor IIB, with product MTRPTRQRERDGDRVRWNRERRDEDAAEEQTETEDEDDIDFEDMDEEDLVRTGDGELIHEPTGIVVEEEQIDPGPEWRAFNHSERQSKSRVGAPTTQTMHDKGLTTTIDWKDKDAYGRSISSRKRSQMHRLRKWQERIRTKDAGERNLQFALSEIDRMASALGVPRSVREVASVIYRRALNEDLIRGRSIEGVATSALYAACRKEGIPRSLEEISDVSRVERKEIGRTYRYISQELGLEMKPVDPKKYVPRFSSELDLSKEVQSKANEIIETTAEKGLLSGKSPTGYAAAAIYAASLLCNEKKTQREVADVAQVTEVTIRNRYQEQIEAMGIHG from the coding sequence ATGACACGGCCTACTCGCCAGCGGGAGCGAGACGGTGATCGAGTACGATGGAACCGCGAGCGTCGGGACGAGGACGCCGCCGAGGAGCAGACCGAAACGGAGGACGAGGACGACATCGACTTCGAGGACATGGACGAGGAGGACCTCGTCCGGACCGGCGACGGGGAACTCATCCACGAACCGACCGGCATCGTCGTCGAAGAGGAACAGATCGACCCCGGTCCGGAGTGGCGGGCGTTCAACCACTCCGAACGGCAGTCGAAGTCCCGCGTCGGCGCGCCGACGACGCAGACGATGCACGACAAGGGACTGACGACGACCATCGACTGGAAAGATAAAGACGCCTACGGACGCTCTATCTCCTCGCGGAAGCGCTCGCAGATGCACCGCCTCCGCAAGTGGCAGGAGCGCATCCGGACGAAGGACGCGGGCGAGCGAAACCTCCAGTTCGCGCTCTCGGAAATCGACCGGATGGCCTCCGCGCTGGGGGTTCCCCGGTCCGTTCGGGAAGTGGCCTCGGTCATCTACCGCCGCGCGCTGAACGAGGACCTGATTCGAGGGCGCTCCATCGAAGGCGTCGCCACCTCCGCGCTCTACGCTGCCTGCCGGAAGGAGGGCATCCCGCGCTCACTCGAGGAGATATCCGACGTCTCCCGCGTCGAGCGAAAAGAGATTGGACGGACGTACCGCTACATCTCCCAGGAACTCGGGCTGGAGATGAAGCCCGTCGACCCGAAGAAGTACGTCCCGCGGTTCTCCTCGGAACTGGACCTCTCGAAGGAGGTGCAGTCGAAGGCCAACGAGATAATCGAGACGACGGCGGAGAAGGGCCTCCTCTCCGGGAAGTCGCCGACGGGGTACGCCGCGGCCGCCATCTACGCCGCCTCGCTGCTCTGCAACGAGAAGAAGACCCAGCGAGAGGTCGCCGACGTGGCGCAGGTGACAGAGGTCACCATTCGGAATCGGTATCAGGAACAGATCGAAGCGATGGGCATCCACGGCTGA
- a CDS encoding DUF7344 domain-containing protein, whose product MEERFAGTGTGTLARSRRLVALVALREHGGAMTPAELASAVASRESGRPSAAVADDHVERVLSSLRRWHLPALSNAGLVRVIADSDSESDAGERVALDADSADVRRIVAALFESDVEDGAATGE is encoded by the coding sequence ATGGAAGAACGATTCGCGGGGACGGGAACGGGGACGCTGGCGCGGAGTCGCCGCCTCGTCGCGCTGGTCGCCCTCAGGGAACACGGCGGCGCGATGACGCCGGCCGAACTCGCGTCCGCCGTCGCGAGTCGGGAGAGCGGTCGTCCCTCGGCGGCGGTGGCCGACGACCACGTCGAACGGGTGCTGTCGTCGCTGCGTCGCTGGCACCTCCCCGCGCTGTCGAACGCCGGTCTGGTGAGGGTCATCGCCGACTCGGACTCGGAGTCGGACGCCGGGGAACGCGTCGCACTCGACGCCGATTCCGCCGACGTCCGCCGGATTGTCGCCGCCCTCTTCGAGTCCGATGTCGAGGACGGGGCGGCGACCGGTGAGTGA
- a CDS encoding DUF5789 family protein has translation MADEDENEDEGPVVELGEETPVEGQPLARVASRLTWPRERSRLLEKEGDAVIRTPSGPQTLSDVLDDVDASYFETRKAFVDEVESVVGTGPVETKQTR, from the coding sequence ATGGCAGACGAGGACGAGAACGAGGACGAGGGACCCGTCGTCGAACTCGGCGAGGAGACGCCCGTCGAGGGCCAACCGCTCGCCCGGGTCGCCTCGCGGTTGACGTGGCCGCGCGAGAGATCACGCCTCCTCGAGAAGGAGGGAGACGCCGTCATCCGGACGCCGTCAGGGCCGCAGACGCTCTCGGACGTACTGGACGACGTCGACGCCTCCTACTTCGAGACCCGAAAGGCGTTCGTCGACGAGGTGGAGTCCGTCGTCGGGACCGGTCCCGTCGAGACGAAGCAGACGAGATAG